The following proteins are encoded in a genomic region of Mycolicibacterium confluentis:
- a CDS encoding DUF2567 domain-containing protein, translating to MTSSEARPLSAPSIPRRRAVALVVLGFLVAGALVGAVWAALAPPAHGVVALTKSGDRIYAYLGAEADHFFVAAFLMLGMLCVLAVTGAAAAWQWRAHRGPLMVFGLSLGAIGAGGVAALVGGLLVRAQYDAIDVAGAPVSPEHRVHYVTEAPSVFFGHTPLQIATSLLVPAAAAAMVYAIAAVATPRDDLGGHPPVEGIVLRSPVVTVDGGEAPVR from the coding sequence GTGACGTCGTCTGAGGCCCGGCCCCTGTCCGCACCGTCGATCCCGCGTCGTCGTGCCGTTGCCCTCGTGGTGCTCGGATTCCTGGTCGCCGGGGCCCTCGTCGGTGCCGTATGGGCCGCCCTGGCCCCGCCCGCGCACGGTGTGGTGGCGCTGACCAAGAGCGGCGATCGGATCTACGCCTACCTGGGCGCCGAGGCCGACCACTTCTTCGTCGCGGCCTTCCTGATGCTGGGCATGCTGTGCGTACTTGCCGTCACCGGTGCTGCGGCGGCCTGGCAGTGGCGGGCCCACCGGGGGCCGCTCATGGTGTTCGGGTTGTCGCTGGGCGCCATCGGGGCCGGCGGGGTGGCGGCGCTGGTCGGGGGACTGCTGGTCCGCGCGCAGTACGACGCGATCGACGTCGCGGGCGCGCCGGTGAGTCCGGAGCACCGCGTCCACTATGTGACCGAGGCACCATCGGTGTTCTTCGGCCACACGCCGCTGCAGATCGCCACATCGTTGTTGGTGCCCGCGGCCGCCGCGGCGATGGTGTACGCCATCGCGGCGGTGGCGACTCCCCGCGACGACCTCGGCGGTCATCCGCCGGTCGAGGGCATCGTCCTGCGCTCGCCGGTCGTCACAGTGGACGGCGGTGAAGCACCCGTCCGGTGA
- a CDS encoding NUDIX hydrolase — MAHTSTAHEVLAVVFQVRDLETRNPQLNVLLWERALDPERGAWALPGGSLRHDEDMTSSVRRQLAEKVDLREIAHLEQLAVFSDPDRVPGRRTIASTFLGLVPSPATPELPPDTRWHPLHALPPMAFDHGPMVEHARTRLVAKLSYTNIGFALAPKEFALSTLRDIYGAALDYQVDATNLQRVLARRGVITRTGTTAQSGRSGGRPAALYRFTDSQLRVTDEFAALRPPN, encoded by the coding sequence ATGGCTCATACTAGCACTGCGCATGAAGTGCTCGCCGTCGTGTTCCAGGTTCGCGACCTGGAGACGCGGAACCCGCAGCTCAACGTCCTGCTATGGGAGCGTGCGCTCGATCCCGAGCGCGGCGCATGGGCCCTGCCCGGCGGTAGCCTGCGCCACGACGAGGACATGACGAGTTCGGTGCGGCGCCAGCTCGCGGAGAAGGTCGACCTGCGTGAGATTGCCCACCTCGAACAGTTGGCGGTCTTCTCCGATCCGGACCGCGTACCCGGCCGGCGCACCATCGCGTCGACCTTTCTGGGCCTGGTGCCCTCCCCCGCGACTCCCGAACTTCCGCCCGACACCCGGTGGCACCCATTGCACGCGCTGCCGCCCATGGCGTTCGACCACGGGCCCATGGTCGAACACGCGCGCACTCGACTGGTCGCCAAACTGTCCTACACCAATATTGGATTCGCCTTGGCACCAAAGGAATTCGCACTGTCGACGCTGCGCGACATCTACGGCGCCGCGCTGGACTACCAGGTCGACGCGACCAATCTGCAGCGAGTCCTGGCCCGCCGCGGCGTGATCACCCGCACCGGCACCACCGCGCAGTCCGGCCGAAGTGGAGGCCGCCCCGCGGCGCTGTACCGCTTCACCGACTCCCAACTGCGTGTCACTGACGAATTCGCGGCCCTGCGTCCCCCAAACTGA
- the nadA gene encoding quinolinate synthase NadA — MTVTARDMDIALAARIVDGPNGYSGVEGDEEWADQVRRLARLRGATLLAHNYQLPAIQDVADHVGDSLALSRIAAEAPEDTIVFAGVHFMAETAKILSPDKTVLIPDQRAGCSLADSITADELRAWKDEHPDAVVVSYVNTTAAVKALTDICCTSSNAVEVVASIDPDREVLFCPDQFLGAHVRRMTGRKNLHIWAGECHVHAGINGDELAAQARSHPDAELFVHPECGCATSALYLAGEGAFPEDRVKILSTGGMLDAARESKARQVLVATEVGMLHQLRRAAPQIDFQAVNDRASCKYMKMITPAAMLRCLVEGADEVHVDPETARLARASVQRMIEIGQPGGGE; from the coding sequence ATGACCGTCACCGCACGCGACATGGACATCGCGTTGGCTGCCCGCATCGTCGACGGCCCCAACGGCTACTCCGGGGTGGAGGGCGACGAGGAGTGGGCCGACCAGGTCCGGCGCCTGGCCCGCCTGCGCGGCGCGACGCTGCTGGCGCACAACTACCAGTTGCCCGCGATCCAGGACGTGGCCGACCACGTCGGTGACTCGCTGGCACTGTCCCGCATCGCCGCGGAAGCGCCCGAGGACACCATCGTCTTCGCGGGCGTGCACTTCATGGCCGAGACCGCCAAGATCCTGTCGCCGGACAAGACCGTCCTGATCCCGGACCAGCGCGCGGGATGCTCGCTGGCGGACTCCATCACGGCTGACGAACTGCGTGCGTGGAAGGACGAACACCCCGACGCCGTCGTGGTGTCGTATGTGAACACCACCGCCGCGGTCAAGGCCCTCACCGACATCTGCTGCACGTCCTCGAACGCCGTCGAGGTCGTGGCGTCGATCGACCCGGACCGTGAGGTGCTGTTCTGCCCCGACCAGTTCCTGGGCGCGCACGTGCGACGCATGACCGGACGGAAGAACCTGCACATCTGGGCGGGCGAATGCCACGTCCACGCGGGCATCAACGGCGACGAACTCGCCGCGCAGGCCCGCAGCCACCCGGACGCCGAACTGTTCGTCCACCCCGAATGCGGCTGTGCGACCTCGGCGCTCTACCTCGCCGGCGAAGGCGCCTTCCCGGAAGACCGGGTCAAGATCCTGTCCACCGGCGGCATGCTCGACGCGGCCCGCGAGTCCAAGGCCCGCCAGGTGCTGGTGGCCACCGAAGTCGGAATGCTGCACCAGTTGCGCCGTGCCGCACCGCAGATCGACTTCCAGGCGGTCAACGACCGGGCGTCCTGCAAGTACATGAAGATGATCACGCCCGCCGCGATGCTGCGCTGCCTGGTGGAAGGCGCCGACGAGGTGCATGTCGACCCCGAGACCGCTCGACTGGCCCGGGCCAGCGTGCAGCGGATGATCGAGATCGGGCAGCCCGGCGGCGGAGAATGA
- a CDS encoding 8-amino-7-oxononanoate synthase: protein MTRAGVASATPLAWLDDVERQRRAAGLRRSLRPRTPGTADVDLASNDYLGLSQHPQVIEAGIDALRTWGAGSTGSRLVTGDTELHEQFEVDLAEFVGAPAALVFSSGYAANIGAVVALSGPDALVVSDAYSHASLVDACRLSRARVVVSPHRDVDAVEAALASRSEERALVITDSVFSADGALAPLARLHEVCRRHGAVLLVDEAHGLGVRGRGGRGLLDEVGLAGEPDIVMTTTLSKALGSQGGVVLGAVAVREHLIDAARTFIFDTGLAPAAVGAASAALRLLAERPALADAVLDHARALADMCDVVEEPQSAVVSVILGDPDVAVAAATACAERGVRVGCFRPPTVPAGTSRLRLTARASLTDHELSRAREVLTDVLRARE, encoded by the coding sequence GTGACACGTGCAGGCGTCGCATCCGCAACACCGCTGGCCTGGCTCGACGACGTCGAACGACAGCGTCGAGCCGCGGGACTTCGGCGCTCGCTGCGCCCCCGCACGCCAGGGACCGCCGACGTCGACCTGGCATCCAACGACTATCTGGGCCTGTCGCAGCATCCGCAGGTGATCGAGGCCGGCATCGACGCGCTGCGCACCTGGGGTGCGGGTTCCACCGGATCGCGACTGGTCACCGGCGACACCGAGCTCCACGAGCAGTTCGAGGTCGACCTGGCCGAATTCGTGGGCGCGCCCGCGGCGCTGGTGTTCTCGTCGGGCTACGCCGCCAACATCGGTGCGGTGGTGGCGCTGTCGGGGCCGGATGCCCTGGTGGTCTCCGACGCCTACTCACACGCCTCGCTGGTCGACGCGTGCCGACTGTCCCGCGCACGCGTCGTGGTCAGCCCGCACCGTGACGTCGACGCGGTCGAGGCCGCGTTGGCCTCGCGGTCCGAGGAGCGCGCGCTGGTCATCACGGACTCGGTGTTCAGCGCCGATGGGGCGTTGGCGCCGTTGGCCAGGCTGCACGAGGTCTGCCGTCGGCACGGCGCGGTTCTGCTGGTCGACGAGGCCCACGGCCTCGGTGTGCGCGGTCGCGGCGGCCGTGGCCTGCTCGACGAGGTGGGGCTGGCCGGCGAACCCGACATCGTCATGACCACCACGCTGTCGAAGGCGCTCGGCAGCCAGGGTGGCGTGGTCCTGGGCGCGGTCGCGGTGCGCGAGCACCTGATCGACGCAGCCCGCACCTTCATCTTCGACACCGGCCTCGCGCCGGCGGCGGTCGGCGCGGCCTCGGCGGCCCTGCGACTTCTGGCCGAGCGGCCCGCGCTGGCCGACGCGGTTCTCGACCACGCCCGTGCGCTGGCGGACATGTGCGATGTGGTTGAGGAACCCCAGTCCGCCGTGGTGTCGGTCATCCTGGGCGATCCCGACGTCGCGGTGGCGGCGGCCACCGCGTGCGCCGAGCGCGGTGTCCGGGTGGGCTGCTTCCGTCCACCCACCGTGCCCGCGGGCACGTCCCGGCTGCGGCTGACCGCCAGGGCCTCGCTGACCGATCACGAGCTGTCCCGAGCCCGCGAGGTGCTCACCGACGTGCTCAGGGCACGCGAATGA
- a CDS encoding lipase family protein, producing MELGSTAAARSAEWIGAPVHEEWGQQRRPLVPSKDPFYLPPAGYEHARPGTVLRSRDVQIAFLGLIPQRIVATQLLYRTTDMDGEPEAAVTTVLIPAERPPHRPTPVLSYQCAIDAISDRCFPSYALRRGAHAVGSLPQVEFLLVAAALAEGWAVSVPDHEGTRGMWGAPDEPGHHVLDGLRAALSAPRLDLDPDAPVGLWGYSGGGLATAWAAEVCADYAPELNIVGAVLGSPVGDLGHTFRRLNGTIYSGLPATVVAALTHMYPDLRRLIDEHATPEGQKMLARIERMTTMHAVLRHVRTDMDDLVDCPLDELLDSPEVQHVFDAIKLGRTAPTPPVLIVQAVHDRIVSVDDIDVLTDAYKSGGSHVTYHRDMFSEHLLLHPMSAPMTLRWLIDRFEGRPLSENTVRTKWPTLLNPMTYRGMWRLGTVAARVVTGRVLHRRPL from the coding sequence ATGGAGTTGGGCAGCACGGCCGCAGCCAGAAGTGCCGAGTGGATCGGTGCACCCGTCCATGAGGAGTGGGGGCAGCAGAGACGGCCCCTGGTGCCGTCCAAGGACCCGTTCTACCTGCCCCCGGCCGGCTACGAACACGCCCGCCCCGGGACCGTGCTGCGCAGCCGTGACGTCCAGATCGCCTTCCTCGGGCTGATTCCGCAGCGCATCGTCGCGACCCAGCTGCTGTACCGGACCACCGACATGGACGGCGAGCCCGAGGCCGCCGTGACCACAGTCCTGATCCCCGCCGAACGCCCACCGCACAGGCCGACCCCCGTGCTGTCCTACCAGTGCGCGATCGACGCGATCAGCGACCGCTGTTTCCCCTCCTATGCGCTGCGCCGCGGCGCACACGCCGTCGGCTCGCTGCCCCAGGTGGAGTTCCTGCTGGTCGCCGCTGCGCTCGCCGAGGGCTGGGCCGTGTCGGTGCCCGACCACGAGGGCACCCGCGGCATGTGGGGCGCCCCCGACGAGCCCGGTCACCATGTGCTCGACGGCCTGCGCGCCGCGCTCTCGGCACCGCGCCTGGATCTGGACCCGGATGCGCCCGTGGGCCTGTGGGGGTATTCGGGTGGCGGTCTGGCCACCGCGTGGGCCGCCGAAGTGTGTGCCGACTACGCCCCCGAGCTCAACATCGTCGGCGCCGTCCTGGGTTCCCCGGTGGGTGACCTCGGCCACACTTTCCGCAGGCTCAACGGCACGATCTACTCCGGTCTGCCCGCGACGGTCGTCGCCGCGTTGACGCACATGTATCCCGACCTGCGCCGTCTCATCGACGAGCACGCGACACCCGAGGGCCAGAAGATGCTGGCGCGCATCGAGCGGATGACCACGATGCACGCCGTGTTGCGGCATGTGCGCACCGATATGGACGACCTGGTGGACTGCCCGCTCGACGAACTCCTGGACAGCCCGGAAGTCCAGCATGTGTTCGACGCCATCAAACTGGGCCGTACCGCCCCGACCCCTCCGGTGTTGATCGTGCAGGCCGTGCACGACCGCATCGTGTCGGTCGACGACATCGATGTGCTCACCGACGCCTACAAGTCCGGCGGCTCACACGTCACGTACCACCGCGACATGTTCAGCGAGCATCTGCTGCTGCACCCGATGTCGGCGCCGATGACCCTGCGCTGGCTGATCGACCGGTTCGAGGGTCGACCGCTGTCGGAGAACACCGTGCGCACCAAGTGGCCCACGCTGCTCAATCCGATGACCTACCGCGGTATGTGGCGGCTGGGCACCGTGGCGGCCCGAGTGGTCACCGGACGGGTGCTTCACCGCCGTCCACTGTGA
- the bioD gene encoding dethiobiotin synthase, translating to MTVVMITGTGTGVGKTVATAALACHARLHAMDVAVCKPVQTGTIDGDDDLATVGRLSGATELVGLARYPQPLAPVAAAAEAGMALPTRTELVDFVRATDRPDRLTLVEGAGGLVVELGADGVTLRDLAEDLAAQVVVVVGPELGTLNYTTLTLEALGAKQLSCPGLVVGAWPAQPGPAEVSNRGALEALAPVRAALPAGAGSLSPTDFAKLSAAAFDADWVAGLI from the coding sequence ATGACCGTCGTGATGATCACCGGCACGGGCACCGGAGTGGGGAAGACCGTGGCCACCGCGGCCCTGGCCTGCCATGCCCGGTTGCATGCGATGGACGTCGCGGTGTGCAAGCCCGTGCAGACCGGAACGATCGACGGCGACGACGATCTCGCGACCGTCGGCCGGTTGTCCGGCGCGACCGAACTCGTCGGCCTGGCCCGCTACCCGCAACCGCTCGCGCCCGTCGCGGCTGCTGCGGAGGCCGGTATGGCACTGCCCACCCGTACCGAACTTGTCGACTTCGTCCGTGCCACCGACCGGCCCGACCGGCTGACTCTCGTGGAGGGGGCCGGTGGACTGGTGGTGGAACTCGGCGCCGACGGCGTCACGCTGCGAGACCTGGCCGAAGACCTCGCCGCCCAGGTCGTGGTGGTCGTCGGCCCTGAATTGGGCACGCTGAACTACACCACGCTGACCTTGGAAGCGCTTGGTGCCAAACAGCTTTCATGCCCGGGTTTGGTGGTGGGGGCGTGGCCCGCGCAACCCGGCCCCGCCGAGGTGTCCAACCGGGGGGCGCTTGAGGCCCTCGCGCCGGTGCGGGCGGCCCTGCCTGCCGGTGCCGGGTCGTTGTCGCCGACGGACTTCGCGAAACTGTCGGCCGCGGCGTTCGATGCGGACTGGGTCGCCGGCCTGATCTGA
- the bioB gene encoding biotin synthase BioB yields the protein MTQATVDVLSSAREQVLERGEGLNQDQVLQVLQLPDDRLEELLALAHEVRMKWCGPEVEVEGIISLKTGGCPEDCHFCSQSGLFASPVRSAWLDIPSLVEAAKQTAKSGATEFCIVAAVRGPDERLLSQVAAGIEAIRNEVDIQIACSLGMLNQEQVDRLSAMGVHRYNHNLETARSFFPNVVTTHSWEERWETLGMVRNAGMEVCCGGILGMGETLEQRAEFAANLAELNPHEVPLNFLNPRPGTPFGDLEVLPASEALKAVAAFRLALPRTMLRFAGGREITLGDLGAKQGILGGINAVIVGNYLTTLGRPAEADLELLDDLQMPIKALNASL from the coding sequence GTGACGCAGGCAACTGTCGATGTCCTGAGTTCGGCCCGGGAGCAGGTTCTCGAGCGCGGCGAGGGGCTCAACCAGGACCAGGTGCTGCAGGTGCTGCAGCTTCCCGACGACCGCCTCGAAGAACTGCTGGCCCTGGCCCACGAGGTCCGGATGAAGTGGTGCGGACCCGAGGTCGAGGTCGAGGGCATCATCAGCCTCAAGACCGGCGGCTGCCCCGAGGACTGCCACTTCTGTTCGCAGTCAGGGCTTTTCGCCTCGCCCGTGCGCAGTGCATGGCTCGACATCCCGAGTCTGGTGGAGGCCGCCAAGCAGACCGCGAAGTCGGGGGCCACCGAGTTCTGCATCGTCGCCGCGGTCCGCGGTCCCGACGAGCGCCTGCTGTCGCAGGTGGCCGCGGGCATCGAGGCCATCCGCAACGAGGTCGACATCCAGATCGCCTGCTCGCTGGGCATGCTCAACCAGGAGCAGGTGGACCGCCTGTCCGCGATGGGTGTGCACCGCTACAACCACAACCTCGAGACCGCCCGGTCGTTCTTCCCGAATGTCGTGACCACCCACAGTTGGGAGGAGCGCTGGGAGACCCTGGGCATGGTGCGTAACGCCGGTATGGAGGTGTGCTGCGGCGGCATCCTCGGAATGGGCGAAACCCTCGAACAGCGCGCCGAGTTCGCGGCCAACCTCGCCGAACTGAACCCGCACGAGGTTCCGCTGAACTTCCTCAACCCGCGCCCCGGCACGCCGTTCGGCGATCTCGAGGTGCTGCCCGCCTCCGAGGCGCTCAAGGCCGTCGCGGCCTTCCGTCTCGCGCTGCCCCGGACCATGCTGCGGTTCGCCGGCGGCCGCGAGATCACGCTCGGTGACCTCGGCGCCAAGCAGGGCATCCTCGGCGGCATCAACGCGGTGATCGTCGGGAACTACCTCACCACGCTCGGCCGGCCTGCCGAGGCCGATCTCGAACTGCTCGACGATCTGCAGATGCCGATCAAGGCACTCAACGCGAGCCTGTAG
- a CDS encoding TetR/AcrR family transcriptional regulator C-terminal domain-containing protein yields the protein MQLHKRALVTKALEILDNYGLADLTMRRLARELEVTPGALYWHFANKQELLGAVADDILAPVCSPAQAADWQSSITTLCSRLRDALLSHTDGAELVSASFSTGQSTAVSAVLERLAEAAVDAGTTPARAELAARTIVHYVLGFTGDEQSRLQWDAAGALPAEQSVFDPAAAPGAAFDFGLSLLIDGLAVQAAASAPTRDRAAN from the coding sequence GTGCAGCTGCACAAACGCGCTCTGGTGACCAAGGCCCTCGAGATCCTCGACAACTACGGCCTGGCCGACCTGACCATGCGCCGACTCGCCCGAGAACTCGAGGTCACCCCCGGTGCCCTCTATTGGCATTTCGCCAACAAGCAGGAACTGCTCGGCGCCGTGGCCGACGACATCCTCGCGCCGGTGTGCTCACCTGCGCAGGCCGCCGACTGGCAGTCGTCGATCACCACGCTGTGCTCACGGTTGCGTGACGCGCTGCTGTCGCACACGGACGGGGCCGAACTGGTCTCCGCCAGCTTCTCCACCGGGCAGTCCACGGCCGTGAGCGCCGTGCTGGAGCGCCTCGCCGAGGCCGCCGTCGACGCCGGAACCACCCCGGCGCGCGCCGAATTGGCGGCCCGCACGATCGTGCATTACGTCCTGGGGTTCACCGGCGACGAGCAGTCCCGTCTGCAATGGGACGCCGCGGGCGCACTGCCTGCCGAACAGTCGGTGTTCGACCCGGCCGCCGCACCGGGTGCGGCCTTCGACTTCGGCCTGTCGCTGCTCATCGACGGATTGGCCGTACAGGCCGCCGCGTCTGCCCCAACGCGGGATCGGGCCGCGAACTAG
- a CDS encoding 2'-5' RNA ligase family protein produces MAHSIELLFDDRTEAALRGCWQQLTDAGLPSQARIRAETNRPHVTLVAAEHIDASVDDVLAGFARRLPLPCTVGALLLFGRAPYVLARLIVPTVDLLDLHRDVAAACGPHLPRGAMAHSDPDAWTPHTTLARRLRPEQLSDALTLPGLSADRHGHFAGLRRWDGDARVDLIYG; encoded by the coding sequence ATGGCGCACTCCATCGAGCTGCTGTTCGACGACCGCACCGAGGCCGCTCTGCGGGGGTGCTGGCAACAGTTGACCGATGCGGGACTGCCGAGTCAGGCGCGCATCCGCGCCGAGACCAACCGCCCGCACGTCACGTTGGTGGCCGCCGAGCACATCGACGCCTCGGTCGACGACGTTCTCGCCGGGTTCGCTCGGCGGCTGCCGTTGCCCTGCACCGTCGGCGCCCTGCTGCTGTTCGGCCGGGCGCCCTACGTGCTGGCCCGGCTCATCGTGCCCACGGTCGATCTGCTGGATCTGCACCGCGATGTGGCGGCGGCGTGTGGACCCCATCTGCCGCGCGGCGCCATGGCGCACAGCGACCCCGACGCGTGGACCCCGCACACCACACTGGCTCGACGCCTGCGGCCCGAACAGTTGAGTGACGCCCTGACACTGCCCGGCCTTTCCGCCGACCGGCATGGCCACTTCGCCGGACTGCGCCGCTGGGACGGGGACGCCCGGGTGGACCTGATCTACGGCTAG
- the bsaP gene encoding biotin synthase auxiliary protein BsaP produces MIAELPALPEPVSAGVFNVYTGKSADSEAGAVVPTAASLGLEPPRFCAACGRRMMVQVRPDGWWAKCSRHGLVDSKDLETQR; encoded by the coding sequence ATGATCGCCGAACTGCCTGCGCTGCCCGAACCGGTGAGTGCGGGCGTCTTCAACGTCTACACCGGCAAGTCCGCCGATTCGGAGGCGGGCGCGGTGGTGCCGACGGCGGCTTCGCTGGGCCTGGAGCCGCCGCGGTTCTGCGCCGCGTGTGGTCGCCGCATGATGGTGCAGGTCCGGCCGGACGGCTGGTGGGCCAAATGCTCGAGACACGGCCTGGTCGACTCGAAGGATCTGGAGACCCAGCGGTGA